From the genome of Sander lucioperca isolate FBNREF2018 chromosome 1, SLUC_FBN_1.2, whole genome shotgun sequence, one region includes:
- the LOC116062429 gene encoding uncharacterized protein LOC116062429 isoform X2, with protein MCCICLHRVCNETEKSQTHPTESISDVIRVLHERVDNTAIFSICVTREDMLERGMKQWQRQKKASPKNPLRVTFLGETGIDNGALRKEFLTEMVAGIQSRFFVGGDNGKTPKYSMTDMDKHHFKTVGEILAVSIAQGGPPPNFFMDWCYNYMSTGELDQEAITETAVTDPELIDLIQELTTHP; from the exons ATGTGTTGCATATGTTTACACAGAGTTTGTAATGAAACTGAGAAGAGCCAGACACATCCGACTGAAAG catttCTGATGTCATCAGAGTACTCCATGAAAGGGTGGACAACACAGCTATATTCAGCATCTGTGTGACGAGGGAGGACATGCTCGAAAGGGGGATGAAGCAGTGGCAGCGCCAGAAGAAAGCGTCCCCCAAAAACCCTCTCAGGGTAACATTCCTCGGAGAGACCGGGATTGACAACGGGGCTCTGAGGAAGGAGTTTTTAACTG aaatggtGGCAGGTATACAGAGCAGATTCTTCGTGGGAGGGGACAATGGCAAAACCCCCAAGTATTCAATGACCGACATGGACAAACACCACTTCAA GACTGTTGGAGAGATATTGGCAGTGAGCATTGCTCAAGGTGGACCACCACCAAATTTCTTCATGGACTGGTGTTACAACTACATGTCCACTGGAGAACTGGACCAGGAAGCGATCACTGAGACGGCTGTTACAGATCCAGAACTCATTGATTTAATACAAGAG CTGACAACACATCCCTGA
- the LOC116062429 gene encoding uncharacterized protein LOC116062429 isoform X1 yields the protein MCCICLHRVCNETEKSQTHPTESISDVIRVLHERVDNTAIFSICVTREDMLERGMKQWQRQKKASPKNPLRVTFLGETGIDNGALRKEFLTEMVAGIQSRFFVGGDNGKTPKYSMTDMDKHHFKTVGEILAVSIAQGGPPPNFFMDWCYNYMSTGELDQEAITETAVTDPELIDLIQEIRAADNTSLMECTDRILSCGYTGPVSVEKKEDILL from the exons ATGTGTTGCATATGTTTACACAGAGTTTGTAATGAAACTGAGAAGAGCCAGACACATCCGACTGAAAG catttCTGATGTCATCAGAGTACTCCATGAAAGGGTGGACAACACAGCTATATTCAGCATCTGTGTGACGAGGGAGGACATGCTCGAAAGGGGGATGAAGCAGTGGCAGCGCCAGAAGAAAGCGTCCCCCAAAAACCCTCTCAGGGTAACATTCCTCGGAGAGACCGGGATTGACAACGGGGCTCTGAGGAAGGAGTTTTTAACTG aaatggtGGCAGGTATACAGAGCAGATTCTTCGTGGGAGGGGACAATGGCAAAACCCCCAAGTATTCAATGACCGACATGGACAAACACCACTTCAA GACTGTTGGAGAGATATTGGCAGTGAGCATTGCTCAAGGTGGACCACCACCAAATTTCTTCATGGACTGGTGTTACAACTACATGTCCACTGGAGAACTGGACCAGGAAGCGATCACTGAGACGGCTGTTACAGATCCAGAACTCATTGATTTAATACAAGAG ATTCGGGCAGCTGACAACACATCCCTGATGGAGTGCACAGACAGGATTTTGTCATGTGGATATACAGGACCAGTATCcgttgaaaaaaaggaagacatTTTGCTTTAG
- the LOC116062437 gene encoding uncharacterized protein LOC116062437 — translation MGRPMLDVDRDSIEELLELDLPVPCISKMLGVSRRTLFRRLKEFELSARRYSVIDDDDLDNVVQQIKDEMPTAGYRMVKGRLRSIGINVQRRRVAASLHRVDSVGILSRLAGLGCIIRRTYSVRGPLSLWHVDTNHKLIRYNIVLFGAVDGYSRKVMCLSAATNNLASTAFSAFKKATERHGIPSRVRGDQGVENVDIARFMFSVRGTDRGSFMSGKSVHNQRIERLWRDVRTCVTSKYYNTLRSLEWDQLLDVSSTEDLFCVHMVFLPKLEMDLEHFVEGWNHHPIRTENNRTPEQLWQLGLMNTDIEQPENIEDIEEPDIDWDIATDHDGEMEGAIVVPEIECPLSEEQREGVQSLIQDNDPVTPARELYLLCCEYLFGTG, via the exons ATGGGGCGTCCCATGCTTGATGTTGACAGGGACAGCATTGAGGAGCTCCTGGAATTGGACCTGCCTGTGCCCTGCATCTCAAAGATGCTGGGTGTGTCGAGGAGAACCTTATTTAGGAGGTTGAAGGAATTTGAACTTTCAGCTAGGAGATACAGTGTTATAGATGATGATGACTTGGACAATGTTGTGCAACAGATCAAAGATGAAATGCCAACTGCAGGCTACCGCATGGTCAAGGGGAGGCTACGATCTATTGGGATCAATGTCCAGCGGAGGAGAGTGGCTGCATCATTACACCGTGTGGACTCTGTGGGCATCCTCTCAAGACTTGCTGGGTTAGGCTGCATCATACGCAGGACCTATTCTGTCAGAGGACCACTTTCTCTGTGGCATGTGGACACAAACCACAAATTAATCAG GTACAACATTGTACTGTTTGGTGCAGTGGACGGGTACTCCAGGAAG GTGATGTGCCTGAGTGCCGCCACCAACAACCTGGCATCCACTGCATTTTCTGCCTTCAAGAAGGCTACTGAGCGGCATGGCATTCCCTCAAG AGTCAGAGGTGATCAAGGCGTTGAGAATGTTGACATTGCCAGATTCATGTTCAGCGTTCGGGGAACTGACAGGGGAAGCTTCATGTCAGGGAAAAGTGTTCATAATCAAAG GATTGAACGTCTGTGGCGGGATGTCAGGACCTGTGTCACCTCAAAGTATTACAACACGCTTCGGAGTCTGGAGTGGGATCAGCTACTTGACGTTTCCTCCACAG AAGACCTTTTCTGCGTCCACATGGTATTCCTCCCAAAATTGGAGATGGACCTTGAACATTTTGTGGAAGGTTGGAACCACCATCCAATCCGGACAGAAAATAACAGGACTCCCGAGCAGTTATGGCAGTTGGGTTTGATGAACACCGATATTGAACAGCCTGAAAATATTGAG GACATTGAGGAGCCAGACATTGACTGGGACATTGCCACAGACCACGATGGTGAGATGGAAGGGGCGATTGTGGTTCCTGAAATTGAGTGTCCTTTGAGTGAGGAACAAAGGGAAGGTGTTCAGTCACTCATTCAAGACAATGACCCAGTTACACCTGCAAGGGAACTGTACTTGCTATGCTGTGAATATTTGTTTGGCACAGGTTAA